A section of the Saccharomyces paradoxus strain CBS432 chromosome XII sequence genome encodes:
- the SMC6 gene encoding DNA repair protein SMC6 (Component of the SMC5-SMC6 complex~similar to YLR383W), with translation MISTTVSGKRPIEQVDDELLSLTAQQENEEQQQQRKRRRHQFAPMTQFNSNTLDEDSGFRSSSDVAAADQDNFLEDSPSGYIKKVILRNFMCHEHFELELGARLNFIVGNNGSGKSAILTAITIGLGAKASETNRGSSLKDLIREGCYSAKITLHLDNSKYGAYQQGIFGNEIIVERIIKRDGPASFSLKSENGKEISNKKKDIQTVVDYFSVPVSNPMCFLSQDAARSFLTASTSQDKYSHFMKGTLLQEITENLLYASAIHDSAQENMALHLENLKSLKAEYEDAKKLLRELNQTSDLNERKMLLQAKSLWIDVAHNTDACKTLENEIGGIQQKVDEITEKIRNRQEKIERYTSDGNTIEAQIDAKVICVNEKDSEHQNARQLLRDVKSRFEKEKSNQAEAQSNIDQGRKKVDALNKTIAHLEEELTKEMGGDKDQMRQELEQLEKANEKLREVNNSLVVSLQDVKNEERDIQYERESELRTVSRSIQNKKVELQNIAKGNDTFLMNFDRNMDRLLRTIEQRKSEFETPPIGPLGSFVTIRKDFEKWTRSIQRAISSSLNSFVVSNPKDNRLFRDIMRSCGIRSNIPIVTYRLSQFDYSKGRAHGNYPTIVDALEFSKPEIECLFVDLSRIERIVLIEDKNEARNFLQRNPANVNMALSLRDRRSGFQLSGGYRLDTVTYQDKIRLKINSASDNGTRYLRDLIEQETKELQNIRDRYEGKLSEVRSRLREIDGRLKNTKSEMRKTNSRITELKMNVGKVVDTGILNSKINERKNQEQAIASYEAAKEELGLKIEQIAQEAQPIKEQYDSTKLALVEAQDELQRLKEDINSRQSRIKKYKDDIIYYEDKKKGYLENIKKIEANVAVLNEGIQRQIQNACAFCSKERIENVDLPDTQEEIKRELDKVSRMIQKAEKSLGLSQEEVIALFEKCRNKYKEGQKKYVEIDEALNRLHNSLKARDQNYKNAEKGTCFDADMDFRASLKVRKFSGNLSFIKDTKSLEIYILTTNDEKARNVDTLSGGEKSFSQMALLLATWKPMRSRIIALDEFDVFMDQVNRKIGTTLIVKKLKDIARTQTIIITPQDIGKIADIDSSGVSIHRMRDPERQNNSNFYN, from the coding sequence ATGATTTCGACAACGGTTAGTGGTAAAAGACCTATAGAGCAAGTTGATGATGAGTTACTTTCACTGACTGCACAACAGGAAAACGAAgagcagcaacagcagaGAAAACGCAGACGTCATCAATTTGCCCCTATGACTCAGTTCAATAGCAACACACTGGATGAAGACAGTGGGTTCAGGAGCTCCTCTGATGTAGCTGCGGCGGATCAAGATAACTTTTTGGAAGATTCCCCTTCAggatatatcaaaaaagtAATTTTACGAAACTTTATGTGCCATGAACATTTTGAGCTTGAGCTGGGTGCTAGGCTGAATTTTATTGTTGGTAATAATGGTAGTGGTAAGAGTGCGATCTTGACCGCCATTACTATTGGTTTGGGAGCCAAGGCTAGTGAGACTAATAGAGGTTCTTCTTTGAAGGATTTGATTCGTGAAGGTTGTTATTCTGCAAAAATTACCCTTCATCTCGACAATAGCAAGTATGGTGCCTATCAGCAAGGCATTTTTGGTAACGAAATTATAGTAGAAAGGATAATCAAGAGAGATGGGCCTGCTTCTTTCAGTTTAAAATCTGAAAACGGCAAGGAAATtagcaataaaaaaaaggatattcAGACGGTAGTAGACTACTTTTCTGTTCCTGTGAGCAACCCCATGTGTTTCCTGTCACAAGATGCTGCCAGGTCTTTCTTAACTGCTAGCACCTCACAGGATAAGTATAGCCATTTTATGAAGGGCACTTTACTCCAGGAAATTACTGAAAACTTGCTTTATGCCAGTGCCATTCATGATAGTGCGCAGGAAAATATGGCACTGCACTTGGAGAACTTGAAGTCTTTGAAGGCTGAATACGAAGATGCCAAAAAGCTGTTGCGAGAATTAAATCAGACTTCAGACTTGAACGAGAGGAAGATGCTTTTACAAGCGAAATCATTATGGATCGATGTTGCTCATAATACAGATGCCTGTAAAACTTTAGAGAATGAAATCGGTGGCATTCAACAGAAAGTTGATGAGATCACAGAGAAAATTAGGAATaggcaagaaaagattgaaaGATACACATCCGATGGTAATACTATTGAAGCGCAAATTGATGCAAAGGTCATTTGtgttaatgaaaaagatagTGAGCATCAAAATGCAAGACAACTGTTAAGAGATGTCAAAAgcagatttgaaaaggagaaaagCAACCAGGCCGAAGCACAAAGCAATATTGATCAAggtagaaaaaaagttgatgctttaaataaaacaatTGCACatttagaagaagaactcACAAAGGAAATGGGCGGTGATAAAGATCAAATGAGGCAGGAGCTTGAACAATTAGAAAAAgctaatgaaaaattgaggGAAGTAAACAACTCTTTAGTTGTAAGTTTGCAAGATGTGAAGAATGAGGAAAGAGACATCCAATATGAACGTGAATCTGAATTGAGGACTGTTTCCCGCAGCattcaaaacaaaaaagtgGAGTTACAGAATATTGCTAAGGGCAATGATACTTTCTTAATGAATTTTGATCGTAACATGGATAGGCTTTTAAGAACAATAgagcaaagaaaaagcgaGTTCGAAACTCCGCCAATTGGACCGCTAGGTTCCTTTGTAACAATTAGAAAGGATTTTGAGAAGTGGACACGTTCTATTCAAAGGGCTATTTCATCTTCGCTAAATTCATTTGTTGTGTCGAATCCAAAGGATAACAGGCTATTTAGAGACATTATGAGGTCGTGTGGCATTAGAAGTAACATACCCATTGTTACTTATCGCTTGAGTCAATTTGATTATTCAAAAGGTAGAGCACATGGAAACTATCCGACTATTGTGGATGCACTagaattttcaaaaccCGAAATTGAATGCCTATTCGTTGATTTAAGtagaattgaaagaatagTGTTAATCGAAGACAAAAATGAAgccagaaattttttgcaacGAAACCCTGCAAACGTGAATATGGCTTTATCGCTAAGAGATAGACGTAGTGGGTTCCAGCTTTCTGGTGGGTATCGACTAGATACAGTTACTTATCAGGATAAAATTAGATTAAAGATTAATTCTGCATCCGATAATGGGACCCGATACTTGAGGGACCTGATTGAACAAGAGACTAAAGAACTACAAAATATACGAGATCGTTACGAGGGAAAGCTGAGCGAAGTGAGGTCAAGATTAAGGGAAATAGATGGCAGACTcaaaaataccaaaagTGAAATGAGAAAAACTAATTCTAGGATAACGGAATTAAAAATGAATGTTGGTAAGGTAGTCGACACCGGTATATTAAATTCGAAAATAaatgagagaaaaaatcaagagCAGGCCATCGCCAGTTACGAAGCTgctaaagaagaattaggGCTGAAAATCGAACAAATTGCTCAAGAAGCTCAACCAATCAAAGAGCAATACGATTCTACGAAATTAGCGTTGGTGGAAGCCCAGGACGAATTGCAACGACTAAAAGAGGACATCAACAGCCGTCAatcaagaattaaaaaatacaaagatGATATCATTTATTATGaggataaaaagaaaggctACCTAGAAaacataaagaaaattgaagcCAACGTGGCGGTATTGAATGAGGGTATACAAAGGCAAATTCAAAATGCTTGTGCGTTTTGCTCAAAGGAGCGAATTGAGAATGTTGATTTACCGGATACACAAGAGGAAATCAAGCGTGAACTGGATAAAGTCTCGAGAATGATCCAAAAGGCTGAAAAAAGTCTAGGGCTATCGCAAGAAGAGGTCATTGCATTATTTGAGAAGTGTAGgaataaatataaagaaggccaaaaaaaatacgtGGAGATAGACGAAGCACTAAACAGGTTACATAATTCTCTCAAAGCTCGTGATCAAAACTATAAGAATGCGGAAAAGGGGACCTGCTTTGACGCAGATATGGATTTCCGTGCATCATTGAAAGTAAGGAAGTTCTCAGGAAACCTTTCCTTCATCAAGGATACCAAAAGTTTAGAAATATATATCTTGACTACTAACGATGAGAAGGCAAGAAATGTTGACACTTTGTCTGGTGGTGAAAAATCCTTTTCCCAAATGGCGTTGCTACTGGCTACGTGGAAGCCCATGCGGTCAAGAATTATTGCGTTGGACGAATTCGACGTTTTCATGGATCAAGTTAACAGAAAGATCGGTACTACTCTTATAGTAAAAAAGCTAAAGGATATTGCAAGAACTCAAACTATTATCATTACTCCTCAAGATATCGGGAAAATTGCAGATATCGATAGTTCTGGTGTCAGTATTCATAGAATGAGAGACCCTGAGAGGCAAAATAATTCCAACTTTTATAATTAA
- the IKI3 gene encoding Elongator subunit IKI3 (Subunit of Elongator complex~similar to YLR384C) encodes MRNLITLNKGKFRPVASTVEDDEDGLSFTLLDSLFDTLSDSITCVLGSTDIGAIEVQQFMKDGSRNVLASFNIQTFDDKLLSFVHFADINQLVFVFAQGDIITATYDPISLDPTETLIEIVGTIDNGIAAAQWSYDEETLAMVTKDRNVVVLSKLYEPISEYHLEVDDLKISKHVTVGWGKKETQFRGKGVRAMEREALASLKASGLVGNQLRDPTMPYMVDTGDVTAMDSHEVTISWRGDCDYFAVSCVDEVPDEDDETKSIERRAFRVFSREGQLDSASEPVTGMEHQLSWKPQGSLIASIQRKTDLGEEDSVDVIFFERNGLRHGEFDTRLPLDEKIESLCWNSNSEALAVVLADRIQFWTSKNYHWYLKQELYATDISYVKWHPEKDFTLMFSDAGFINIVDFAYKMTQGPTLEPFDNGTSLVVDGTTVNITPLALANAPPPMYYRDFETPGNVLDVACSLSNEIYAAINKEALVFAAVPSIEEMKKGKHPNVVCEFFKSEFASEVDSLRQVAFINDSIVGVLLDTDNLSRIALLDIQDITQPTLITIVEVYDKIVLLRSDFDYNHLVYETRDGTVCQLDAEGQLMEITKFPQLVRDFKVKRVHNTSPEDDGNWSAESSELVAFGITNNGKLFANQVLLASAVTSLEITDSFLLFTTAQHNLQFVHLNSTDFKALPMVEEGVEDERVRAIERGSILVSVIPSKSSVVLQATRGNLETIYPRIMVLAEVRKDIMAKRYKEAFVVCRTHRINLDILYDYAPELFIENLELFINQIGRVDYLNLFISCLSEDDVTKTKYKETLYSGISKSFGMEPAPLTEMQIYMKKKMFDPKTSKVNKICDAVLNVLLSNPEYKKKYLQTIITAYASQNPQNLSAALKLISELESSEEKDFCVTYLCFLQDVNVVYKSALSLYDVSLGLLVAQKSQMDPREYLPFLQELQDNEPLRRKFLIDDYLGNYEKALEHLSEIDKDGNVSEEVIDYVESHDLYKHGLALYRYDSRKQNVIYNIYAKCLSSNQMYMDAAVAYEMLGKFKEAMGAYQSGKKWREAISIAVQKFPEEIESVAEDLISSLTFEHRYVDAADIQLGYLDNVKEAVALYCKAYRYDTASLVAIKAKKGELLEEVVDPGLGEGFGIIAELLADCKGQINSQLRRLRELRAKKEENPYAFYGQETEQADDVSVAPSETSTQVSFFTRYTGKTGGTAKTGASRRTAKNKRREERKRARGKKGTIYEEEYLVQSVGRLIERLNQTKPDAVRVVEGLCRRNMREQAHQIQKNFVEVLDLLKANIKEIYSISEKDRERVNENGEVYYIPEIPVPEIHDFPKSHIVDF; translated from the coding sequence ATGCGAAATCTTATTACCTTGAATAAGGGTAAATTTAGACCAGTAGCTTCTACTGTggaggatgatgaagatggcTTATCTTTCACTTTGTTGGACTCATTGTTTGATACATTATCTGATAGTATAACGTGTGTACTTGGTTCCACTGATATTGGCGCTATTGAGGTGCAGCAATTCATGAAGGATGGTTCTAGGAATGTCTTGGCTTCATTCAATATTCAGACCTTCGACGACaaattattatcttttGTTCATTTTGCAGATATTAACCAGTTGGTATTTGTCTTTGCACAAGGTGACATCATTACAGCCACTTATGATCCTATTAGTTTAGACCCAACCGAAACTTTGATTGAAATCGTGGGTACTATAGACAATGGGATAGCAGCCGCGCAGTGGTCCTATGATGAAGAAACGCTGGCCATGGTGACCAAAGATCGTAACGTGGTAGTTCTAAGTAAACTTTATGAGCCCATATCAGAATATCATTTAGAGGTAGATGATcttaaaatttcaaagcaTGTCACTGTTGGTTGGGGTAAGAAGGAAACTCAATTTAGAGGTAAGGGTGTACGTGCCATGGAAAGAGAAGCATTGGCCAGTTTAAAGGCATCAGGTTTAGTCGGTAATCAATTAAGGGACCCGACCATGCCCTATATGGTAGATACTGGTGATGTTACTGCCATGGACAGCCATGAAGTCACAATTTCTTGGAGGGGTGATTGCGACTATTTTGCTGTTTCTTGCGTCGACGAAGTACCAgacgaagatgacgaaACAAAATCTATAGAACGAAGAGCTTTCAGAGTTTTCTCGCGTGAAGGCCAATTGGATAGTGCCTCTGAACCTGTAACGGGGATGGAACACCAGTTAAGTTGGAAACCGCAAGGTTCTCTGATTGCGTCCATTCAAAGGAAAACCGACCTTGGTGAGGAGGATTCAGTGGATGTGATTTTCTTCGAACGGAATGGTTTGAGGCATGGTGAATTTGATACCAGATTGCCTCTGGATGAGAAGATAGAAAGTTTATGCTGGAATAGTAATTCTGAGGCGCTAGCCGTAGTATTGGCGGATCGCATTCAGTTTTGGACGTCTAAGAATTACCACTGGTATTTAAAACAAGAATTGTATGCTACTGACATTTCGTACGTCAAATGGCACCCAGAAAAAGACTTCACTTTGATGTTTTCTGATGCTGGATTTATCAACATCGTTGATTTTGCCTATAAGATGACACAGGGTCCGACATTAGAACCGTTCGATAACGGTACTTctcttgttgttgatgGGACGACAGTGAATATTACTCCTCTAGCACTTGCTAATGCCCCTCCTCCAATGTACTATCGTGATTTTGAAACTCCGGGAAATGTCTTGGATGTAGCATGCAGTTTGTCTAATGAAATATATGCAGCAATCAACAAAGAGGCCCTAGTTTTTGCAGCCGTTCCCAGTATcgaagaaatgaaaaaaggcAAACATCCTAATGTAGTCTGTGAATTCTTCAAGTCTGAGTTCGCAAGTGAAGTTGATTCTTTAAGACAAGTTGCTTTTATTAACGATTCCATTGTCGGTGTGTTGCTTGACACGGATAACCTTTCCAGAATAGCACTTTTGGATATCCAAGATATTACTCAACCAACTTTGATAACTATTGTGGAGGTCTATGATAAAATTGTTTTACTAAGAAGTGACTTTGATTATAACCACTTGGTGTATGAAACCCGTGATGGTACAGTTTGCCAATTGGATGCGGAAGGCCAGTTGATGGAAATTACCAAGTTTCCGCAATTGGTACGTGATTTCAAAGTAAAGAGAGTCCATAATACATCGCCAGAAGATGACGGCAACTGGTCTGCGGAGAGTTCCGAGTTAGTTGCATTTGGTATCACGAATAATGGTAAGTTATTTGCTAATCAAGTTTTACTGGCTTCTGCAGTTACTTCCTTAGAGATTACCGATTCATTTCTGTTGTTCACCACAGCACAACACAATTTACAATTTGTACATTTAAATTCCACCGACTTCAAGGCATTACCTATGGTAGAAGAAGGTGTGGAAGATGAAAGAGTCCGTGCCATAGAAAGAGGTTCTATTTTAGTGTCCGTTATCCCATCTAAATCTTCCGTTGTTCTGCAAGCTACACGTGGTAATCTAGAAACAATTTATCCAAGAATTATGGTACTGGCCGAAGTCAGGAAGGATATTATGGCAAAACGCTATAAAGAAGCGTTTGTCGTCTGTCGTACACACAGAATTAACCTTGATATTTTATATGACTATGCGCCAGAgttatttattgaaaacttAGAACTATTTATTAACCAAATTGGAAGAGTCGATTATCtcaatttatttatttcctGTTTGTCAGAAGATGACGTTACAAAGACAAAATACAAGGAAACCCTTTATTCAGGTATCTCGAAGTCATTTGGAATGGAACCAGCACCACTGACTGAAATGCAAATTtatatgaaaaagaaaatgtttgaTCCTAAAACCTCTAAGGTCAACAAAATATGTGATGCTGTGCTAAATGTTTTACTAAGCAATCCTgaatacaaaaagaaatacctGCAAACGATCATTACTGCATATGCATCTCAAAACCCTCAAAATTTATCGGCTGCATTAAAACTAATCAGTGAATTAGAAAGTTCGGAAGAGAAAGACTTTTGTGTAACTTACTTGTGTTTCTTGCAAGATGTCAATGTGGTTTATAAGTCTGCATTATCTTTGTATGATGTCAGCTTAGGATTACTAGTTGCTCAAAAATCTCAAATGGATCCTCGTGAATATTTGCCATTTTTACAAGAATTACAAGATAATGAGCCTTTACGCCGTAAGTTTTTGATCGATGACTACTTAGGAAACTATGAAAAGGCTTTGGAGCATCTGTCCGAAATTGACAAAGATGGTAATGTTTCAGAAGAAGTCATAGACTACGTTGAATCTCATGATTTGTATAAACACGGTCTAGCACTTTACCGTTATGATTCTAGGAAGCAGAATGTTATTTACAACATTTACGCAAAGTGTTTGTCGTCAAATCAAATGTATATGGATGCGGCAGTGGCGTACGAAATGTTAGGAAAGTTCAAAGAAGCAATGGGGGCGTACCAATCAGGTAAGAAGTGGCGTGAGGCCATTTCCATTGCTGTTCAGAAATTCccagaagaaattgagtCAGTCGCAGAAGATTTGATATCTTCTTTGACTTTTGAGCATAGATATGTTGATGCTGCTGATATTCAACTGGGATATTTGGACAATGTTAAAGAAGCTGTAGCTTTGTACTGCAAAGCCTATAGGTACGATACTGCTTCTCTCGTGGCGataaaagcaaagaaaggTGAGcttttggaagaagttgtCGATCCTGGTTTAGGCGAAGGTTTTGGTATAATTGCTGAATTGCTTGCCGATTGTAAGGGCCAGATTAACTCTCAGTTGAGAAGATTGAGAGAGCTACGCGCGAAAAAGGAGGAGAACCCATACGCCTTTTATGGCCAGGAAACTGAGCAAGCAGATGACGTTTCTGTTGCTCCTTCGGAGACGTCAACACAAGTATCATTCTTTACAAGATACACAGGCAAAACAGGGGGGACTGCGAAGACTGGTGCCTCCAGACGTACAGCTAAAAACAAGCGCAGAGAAGAGCGTAAGCGTGCTCGTGGTAAAAAGGGAACTATCtatgaagaagaatatttggTTCAATCAGTTGGAAGATTGATTGAGAGATTAAACCAAACAAAACCAGACGCTGTGAGAGTTGTTGAGGGCCTTTGTAGACGAAATATGAGAGAGCAAGCTcaccaaattcaaaagaactTCGTTGAAGTACTTGATTTGTTGAAGGCTAACATTAAGGAAATCTATTCTATTAGCGAAAAGGACAGAGAAAGGGTTAATGAAAACGGAGAAGTATACTATATCCCAGAAATACCTGTTCCTGAGATTCATGATTTCCCAAAGAGTCATATTGTTGATTTTTGA
- the SWC7 gene encoding Swc7p (similar to YLR385C), producing the protein MNCPSNIVLLLLQIVLQRQQTLAHRDKSLDLQELLREPIIDNDILAEFKKHKLVQLYGPQYCCDISLRGLKTMVTDIFASGIPNAAQPSGNDQPVTVVELANYYYMQRINELQNTELPQLKEVLLTGLEHMD; encoded by the coding sequence ATGAACTGTCCTTCAAACATTGTGTTGTTGTTACTGCAAATAGTTTTGCAGCGCCAACAAACTCTAGCCCATCGGGACAAGTCGCTTGACCTGCAAGAGCTGTTAAGAGAGCCCATCATTGATAATGACATATTAGCAGAGTTCAAGAAGCACAAGTTGGTGCAATTGTATGGTCCTCAATACTGTTGCGACATATCCCTGAGAGGACTCAAGACAATGGTGACGGATATCTTCGCAAGCGGAATTCCCAACGCTGCGCAACCCTCAGGAAATGATCAGCCAGTGACTGTGGTGGAGCTGGCCAACTACTACTACATGCAAAGGATCAACGAACTACAAAACACAGAATTACCTCAATTAAAAGAAGTATTGCTAACAGGGCTGGAGCACATGGACTAA
- the VAC14 gene encoding Vac14p (Enzyme regulator~similar to YLR386W), with the protein MEKSIAKGLSDKLYEKRKAAALELEKLVKQCVLEGDYDRIDKIIDELCRDYAYALHQPMARNAGLMGLAATAIALGINDVGRYLRNILPPVLACFGDQNDQVRFYACESLYNIAKIAKGEILVYFNEIFDVLCKISADTENSVRGAAELLDRLIKDIVAERASNYISIVNNGSHGLLPAIKTDPISGDVYQEEYEQDNQLAFSLPKFIPLLTERIYAINPDTRVFLVDWLKVLLNTPGLELISYLPSFLGGLFTFLGDSHKDVRTVTHTLMDSLLHEVDRISKLQTEIKMKRLERLKMLEDKYNNSSTPTKKADGALIAEKKKTLMTALGGLSKPLNMETNDIKLSNTNEADDERHLINHEQLLDSEATSQEPLRDGEEYIPGQDINLNFPEVITVLVNNLASSEAEIQLIALHWIQVILSISPNVFIPFLSKILSVLLKLLSDSDPQITEIAQLVNGQLLSLCSSYVGKETDGKIAYGPIVNSLTLQFFDSRIDAKIACLDWLILIYHKAPNQILKHNDSMFLTLLKSLSNRDTVLIEKALSLLQSLCSDSNDDYLRQFLQDLLTLFKRDTKLVKTRANFIMRQISSRLSPERVYKVISSILDNYNDTTFVKMMIQILSTNLITSPEMSSLRNKLRTCEDGMFFNSLFKSWCPNPVSVISLCFVAENYELAYTVLQTYANYELKLNDLVQLDILIQLFESPVFTRMRLQLLEQQKHPFLHKCLFGILMIIPQSKAFETLNRRLNSLNIWTSQSYVMNNYTRQRESSNFCDSNSDISQRSVSQSKLHFQELINHFKTVSEEDEYSSDMIRLDHGANNKSLLLGSFLDGIDEDKQEIVTPISPMNEAINEEMESPNDSSSVILKDSSSLPFNHSMSDKSKK; encoded by the coding sequence ATGGAAAAATCGATTGCCAAGGGTTTAAGCGACAAACTGTACGAAAAACGAAAGGCTGCCGCCTTGGAGTTAGAAAAGTTGGTCAAACAATGCGTCTTAGAAGGAGACTATGATCGTATTGACAAGATAATAGACGAGCTATGCAGGGACTATGCATATGCATTGCATCAGCCCATGGCTAGAAATGCAGGATTAATGGGGTTGGCTGCCACGGCAATTGCTCTAGGGATAAACGATGTCGGCCGTTATTTGAGAAATATTCTTCCTCCAGTTCTAGCATGTTTTGGGGACCAGAATGATCAAGTGAGGTTTTATGCATGTGAGAGTTTATATAACATTGCAAAGATTGCTAAGGGTGAAATACTGGTCtatttcaatgaaatatttgaCGTTCTTTGTAAAATTAGTGCTGATACAGAAAACTCGGTCCGAGGAGCAGCTGAATTATTAGACCGTTTGATCAAAGATATTGTTGCAGAAAGAGCATCTAATTATATAAGCATTGTGAATAATGGATCGCATGGTTTGCTTCCAGCCATAAAAACGGACCCAATCAGCGGTGATGTCTACCAGGAAGAATATGAACAAGATAATCAATTGGCATTCTCTTTACCAAAATTTATTCCTTTACTAACAGAGAGAATTTACGCCATTAACCCTGATACGCGTGTTTTTTTGGTTGACTGGCTCAAAGTCCTGCTCAATACCCCAGGTTTAGAGCTTATATCCTATCTGCCATCATTTCTGGGCGGGTTATTCACATTCTTAGGTGATTCCCATAAAGATGTCAGGACAGTTACACATACCCTTATGGACTCACTACTTCATGAAGTCGACCGCATTTCAAAATTGCAAACTGAAatcaaaatgaagagaCTGGAGAGACTGAAAATGCTAGAAGATAAATACAATAACAGTTCTACTCCAACCAAGAAGGCCGATGGTGCACTCATtgctgaaaagaagaaaactttaATGACTGCATTAGGCGGGCTATCCAAACCTCTGAATATGGAAACTAATGATATTAAATTATCAAATACTAATGAGGCAGATGATGAAAGACATCTGATCAACCACGAACAGTTGCTGGATAGCGAGGCAACTAGCCAAGAGCCCCTTCGTGACGGTGAAGAATATATACCTGGCCAAGATATCAACCTGAATTTTCCAGAAGTCATTACTGTTTTGGTAAACAATTTAGCATCATCAGAGGCAGAGATTCAATTGATCGCATTACACTGGATACAGGTTATCTTATCCATTTCTCCAAATGTATTTAtcccttttctttccaagaTTCTTTCTGTACTTTTGAAGCTATTGAGCGACTCAGATCCGCAGATTACTGAAATAGCCCAGCTTGTCAACGGTCAATTACTATCATTATGTAGCTCATACGTGGGCAAAGAGACGGACGGAAAAATCGCATATGGCCCGATCGTTAATAGTTTGACTCTGCAGTTTTTCGACAGTAGGATTGATGCTAAGATTGCCTGTTTGGATTGGCTCATTTTAATTTATCACAAGGCTCCGAACCAAATTTTAAAACATAACGACAGCATGTTCCtaactttattgaaatcgTTATCCAATAGGGATACCGTATTAATTGAGAAAGCTTTAAGTCTTTTACAAAGTTTATGTTCGGACTCAAATGATGATTACTTACGTCAGTTTCTTCAGGATTTATTGACCTTATTCAAGAGAGATACCAAGTTGGTGAAAACTAGGGCAAACTTTATCATGAGACAAATATCTTCCCGTTTATCACCCGAACGTGTTTATAAAGTAATTTCCTCGATATTGGACAATTATAATGATACAACATTTgtgaaaatgatgattCAGATTTTAAGTACAAACTTGATAACTTCGCCGGAGATGTCGTCATTAAGAAACAAACTTAGAACCTGTGAAGACGGtatgtttttcaatagcTTATTCAAATCTTGGTGTCCCAACCCCGTGTCTGTGATATCCTTATGTTTTGTAGCGGAAAATTATGAGTTAGCTTACACAGTGCTACAAACATACGCGAACTACGAGTTGAAGTTGAATGATCTAGTGCAGTTAGATATTTTGATTCAATTGTTTGAGTCGCCTGTTTTCACAAGAATGCGGTTACAACTTTTGGAACAACAAAAGCACCCATTTTTGCATAAGTGCCTATTTGGCATACTAATGATTATACCACAGTCAAAGGCATTTGAGACATTGAACCGAAGGTTGAATAGTTTGAACATATGGACATCCCAATCTTATGTTATGAACAATTATACGAGACAAAGGGAAAGTAGTAACTTTTGTGACTCCAATTCTGATATTTCACAAAGATCCGTTAGCCAGAGTAAGCTACATTTCCAGGAACTGATTAATCATTTCAAGACCGTTtctgaagaagacgaaTATTCTTCAGATATGATAAGACTCGATCATGGTGCTAACAACAAATCACTTCTACTAGGAAGTTTTCTGGACGgtattgatgaagataaacAAGAAATTGTGACACCAATCTCGCCAATGAATGAGGCTATTAACGAGGAAATGGAATCTCCCAACGATAGCAGTTCTGTCATATTGAAGGATTCTAGCAGTCTGCCATTCAACCACAGTATGTCCgataaatcaaaaaaataa